In a single window of the Chondrocystis sp. NIES-4102 genome:
- a CDS encoding methyltransferase FkbM family protein, giving the protein MLIEEFSTLKYIKIDVEGFETEVLKALSQSIDLISFEFHYQQISKVMEYIDLLSNVQERCFKITPTDKSYFIFEKWQTKQEIEDYINKEWDISLLGKRGDIYARAI; this is encoded by the coding sequence TTGTTAATTGAAGAATTTAGTACACTTAAATATATCAAAATAGATGTAGAAGGATTTGAAACAGAAGTTTTAAAGGCTCTATCACAATCAATTGATTTAATTTCTTTTGAGTTCCATTATCAGCAAATATCAAAAGTAATGGAATATATTGACCTATTATCAAATGTTCAAGAAAGATGCTTTAAGATTACTCCAACAGATAAATCTTATTTCATTTTTGAAAAGTGGCAGACAAAGCAAGAAATAGAAGACTATATAAATAAAGAATGGGATATATCATTATTAGGTAAAAGAGGAGATATTTACGCAAGAGCAATTTAA
- a CDS encoding serine O-acetyltransferase, translated as MTKNHIESKIISATEPDWEREKIDRWWSPSKQLIKSIRQYQKWQKLTGFIAKFFRSINVIEYRFWSVITGADIPLNCQLGGGLILRHPNGIVIHPEASIGVNCLILQQVTIVKGVKIGGHVDVGAGAKIIRPVSIGDHAKIGANAVVLNDVPTFSTAVGIPAKIIKSTEYYHEL; from the coding sequence ATGACCAAAAATCATATAGAAAGTAAGATAATATCTGCGACAGAACCAGACTGGGAACGCGAAAAAATTGATCGTTGGTGGTCTCCTTCTAAACAACTAATCAAATCTATTCGTCAATATCAAAAGTGGCAAAAACTTACAGGTTTTATTGCTAAATTTTTTAGATCAATTAATGTAATAGAGTACCGATTTTGGAGTGTAATTACAGGAGCAGATATTCCTCTTAATTGTCAACTTGGAGGAGGTTTAATATTGAGACATCCCAATGGAATAGTAATTCATCCTGAAGCTTCCATTGGCGTAAATTGCCTAATTCTACAACAAGTGACTATAGTAAAAGGCGTAAAAATTGGTGGTCATGTTGATGTTGGTGCTGGGGCGAAAATTATTCGTCCTGTTTCTATTGGAGACCATGCAAAAATTGGTGCTAATGCAGTAGTTTTAAATGATGTTCCTACTTTCTCCACAGCAGTAGGAATACCAGCAAAAATTATTAAGTCAACAGAATATTACCATGAACTTTAA
- a CDS encoding putative glycosyltransferase, translated as MEANNIIAYLAPEIPSVSGTFVYKEILALEKKGIKIIPISVHKITSVELNDPQVRTLSERTEYLYQQSLITALFTSLFIFINRPKSYFNTLLMVLADINNVGIVEIKSWKLLYQFLYSSIVAKAILKNSCQYMHIHFAHFPTQIGMYASALTGIPFSFTCHANDIFENKFLLKEKAERAKAVITISEYNYKYLLNLGISVDKLKVVRCGIDTCDRDFITKSEIKFPLKIGSLGRLIEKKGMDDLILACSKLHQQNLDFQLEIGGDGPLNNRLQELIKTHDLSSNVVLKGAIPNDRVYDWFSSLDVFVLACKQNSQGDRDGIPVVLMEAMYVGIPVISTSISGIPELIQDGKSGFLAQPNDPESLAQTLNDFVQQAHSISEITKGAREKVLKEFELDSNVEQLLGIFKA; from the coding sequence ATGGAAGCGAACAATATTATTGCATATCTTGCACCAGAGATTCCGTCTGTATCGGGTACATTTGTATATAAAGAAATTTTAGCCTTAGAAAAGAAAGGAATTAAAATTATCCCAATTTCAGTTCATAAAATTACAAGTGTCGAGCTTAACGATCCTCAAGTACGTACATTATCTGAGCGCACTGAGTATTTATATCAACAAAGTTTGATTACAGCTTTATTTACTTCTTTATTTATTTTTATAAATAGACCAAAAAGCTATTTTAATACTCTGCTGATGGTATTAGCGGATATTAATAATGTTGGTATAGTTGAAATCAAATCTTGGAAACTCCTGTATCAGTTTTTGTATTCGAGCATTGTTGCCAAAGCTATTTTAAAAAACTCTTGTCAATATATGCATATTCACTTTGCCCATTTCCCCACACAAATAGGGATGTATGCCTCAGCACTAACAGGAATTCCTTTTAGCTTTACTTGTCATGCCAATGATATTTTTGAAAATAAATTTCTTTTAAAAGAGAAAGCAGAACGGGCTAAAGCCGTAATTACAATTTCCGAATACAACTATAAATATTTACTCAATTTAGGAATAAGTGTCGACAAATTAAAAGTAGTTAGATGTGGCATAGACACGTGCGATCGCGATTTTATTACTAAGTCAGAAATTAAGTTTCCTCTCAAGATTGGATCTTTGGGTAGATTAATCGAAAAAAAAGGCATGGACGATTTAATTTTAGCTTGTAGTAAGTTGCATCAACAAAATCTAGATTTTCAACTAGAAATAGGTGGCGATGGACCTTTAAATAATCGCTTGCAGGAATTAATAAAAACCCATGACTTAAGCTCAAATGTTGTATTAAAAGGAGCGATTCCCAATGATCGAGTTTACGACTGGTTCTCAAGTTTAGATGTATTTGTTCTAGCTTGTAAACAAAATAGTCAAGGCGATCGCGATGGTATTCCTGTAGTTTTAATGGAGGCAATGTATGTAGGAATTCCTGTGATCAGCACCAGTATTTCTGGCATTCCCGAATTAATACAAGATGGAAAATCAGGTTTTTTAGCTCAACCAAACGATCCCGAATCTTTGGCTCAGACTTTAAATGATTTTGTGCAGCAAGCGCACTCTATATCTGAGATTACTAAGGGGGCTCGAGAAAAGGTATTAAAGGAATTTGAATTGGACAGTAATGTCGAGCAATTATTAGGGATTTTCAAGGCTTAA
- a CDS encoding serine O-acetyltransferase, which produces MDKIWLLREKTAEGNDETKSVELSLFQQIREDWIAHGKDWTKPGFRAVAVHRFGVWRMNIKPKLLRASFSLFYRILYRKVRNTYGIELPYSVKLGRRVIFEHQNGIVIHGDCLIGDDCIIRQGVTLGNRYLERPLDAPRLGKKVNVGAGAKIFGSVNIGDRAQIGANAVVLCDVPPDSTAVGIPAKIIVRH; this is translated from the coding sequence ATGGATAAAATATGGCTACTCAGGGAAAAAACAGCAGAGGGAAATGATGAAACAAAATCTGTTGAACTAAGTTTATTTCAACAAATAAGAGAAGATTGGATTGCACATGGTAAAGATTGGACTAAACCTGGTTTTAGAGCAGTCGCAGTACATCGCTTTGGAGTTTGGCGAATGAATATAAAACCAAAGCTTTTGAGGGCTTCTTTTAGTCTTTTCTACCGTATACTATATCGCAAAGTACGTAACACTTATGGAATAGAATTACCCTACAGCGTCAAATTAGGTCGTAGAGTGATTTTTGAGCATCAAAATGGAATTGTTATTCATGGAGACTGTTTGATTGGTGATGATTGTATCATTCGCCAAGGTGTTACTTTAGGTAATCGCTATCTAGAACGTCCTTTAGATGCGCCTCGGCTCGGAAAAAAAGTCAATGTTGGTGCTGGAGCAAAAATTTTTGGCTCTGTCAATATAGGCGATCGCGCTCAAATTGGAGCTAATGCGGTAGTTTTATGCGATGTTCCACCTGACAGCACAGCAGTTGGTATTCCAGCAAAAATAATAGTTAGACATTAA
- a CDS encoding methyltransferase FkbM family protein: protein MNFKYYLKELLWIGGLYSQFRNHYRSKNPEIIKSISEEKNFYHSLISSGDIVFDVGSHLGDKAAIFVDLNALVVSIEPDPRLINYQKKRFSGKSQVHFVNKGISSKL, encoded by the coding sequence ATGAACTTTAAATATTACTTAAAAGAATTACTTTGGATTGGTGGATTATATAGCCAATTTCGTAATCATTATAGAAGCAAAAATCCAGAAATAATCAAATCAATATCTGAAGAAAAGAACTTTTATCATAGTTTAATAAGCAGTGGTGATATTGTGTTCGATGTTGGTTCACATTTAGGAGATAAAGCAGCTATTTTTGTAGATTTAAATGCCTTAGTTGTTTCAATTGAACCTGATCCTAGATTAATTAACTATCAAAAAAAGAGGTTTTCAGGTAAATCTCAAGTCCATTTTGTCAATAAGGGTATATCGTCTAAACTATAA
- a CDS encoding acetyltransferase, with amino-acid sequence MIVTIAKKIIRYLAFKYGKFSSLYRKICKPRGEEYAEYLRKHGRFYHMGDNCSILTSTIFTDPEYVCIGNNVHFSSCTLIGHDGSVAMLNRAYNVKIDSVGKIDIRDNVFIGYNALILPNVTIGPNSIVAAGAVVTKNVLEGDIVAGVPAKPVGRVDALVEKLKNQTQLLPWADLIECREGGYDKTMEPYLIQQRVNYFYQRKTE; translated from the coding sequence ATGATAGTTACCATTGCCAAAAAGATTATTCGCTATCTAGCTTTTAAATATGGAAAATTTTCTTCTTTATATCGTAAAATTTGTAAGCCTAGAGGAGAGGAGTATGCTGAATATCTTCGTAAACATGGAAGATTTTACCATATGGGCGATAATTGCAGTATCCTAACATCAACTATCTTTACTGATCCTGAGTATGTTTGTATAGGTAATAACGTACATTTTTCTTCTTGTACTTTAATTGGTCATGATGGTTCAGTGGCAATGCTTAATCGTGCTTACAATGTCAAGATTGATTCTGTAGGCAAAATTGATATCCGTGATAATGTTTTTATTGGTTATAACGCTTTAATCTTACCAAATGTTACTATTGGTCCAAATTCTATTGTAGCCGCTGGTGCGGTAGTTACCAAAAATGTTTTAGAAGGAGATATTGTGGCGGGTGTACCAGCGAAGCCAGTAGGTAGAGTCGATGCCCTAGTAGAAAAGCTCAAAAATCAAACACAACTACTGCCTTGGGCCGATTTAATCGAATGTAGAGAAGGCGGTTATGATAAAACGATGGAACCTTATTTAATACAACAAAGAGTTAATTATTTTTATCAGAGGAAAACTGAATAG
- a CDS encoding family 2 glycosyl transferase, with protein MKNLGIVIIGRNEGERLRQCLLSVVELVDDIVYVDSGSTDDSVAMAQGNGVKVVELDLSIPFTAARARNEGFEYLLKTNPHLEFVQFVDGDCEVIASWLSKAYQEISQHSDWAVVCGRRRERKSDRSIYNLLCDIEWNTPIGEALTCGGDAMMRVAAFRQVDGFNPTLIAGEESELCLRLRRKGWKVWRIDAQMTLHDAQIIRFTQWWKRSLRSGHAYAEGAWLYGKDPERHRVKETKSIWLWGAIIPLIVIALLLPTQGWSLTLLLGYPVMIYKIYRYFQTRNFSNKNALLYATNCVLIKFPQAWGQIQFHLDRLLGRQRNIVEYKNSELV; from the coding sequence ATGAAAAATTTGGGAATAGTAATTATCGGGCGAAATGAAGGCGAACGCCTGCGACAATGTTTGCTATCGGTAGTCGAGCTAGTAGATGATATTGTTTACGTAGATTCGGGTTCGACAGATGACAGCGTCGCAATGGCACAAGGAAACGGAGTAAAAGTAGTAGAACTTGATTTATCTATTCCTTTTACTGCTGCTCGTGCAAGAAATGAAGGCTTTGAGTATTTACTAAAAACCAATCCTCATCTTGAATTCGTACAGTTTGTCGATGGTGACTGTGAAGTTATAGCCAGTTGGCTCTCAAAAGCCTATCAAGAAATTTCGCAGCATTCAGATTGGGCGGTAGTTTGTGGTCGCCGTCGAGAAAGAAAGAGCGATCGCTCTATCTATAATTTGCTCTGCGACATTGAATGGAATACTCCCATAGGAGAGGCGTTAACTTGTGGGGGTGATGCCATGATGCGAGTGGCAGCTTTTCGACAGGTTGATGGCTTTAATCCTACTTTAATTGCTGGGGAGGAGTCCGAATTGTGTCTGCGTTTGCGACGAAAGGGTTGGAAAGTTTGGCGTATTGATGCCCAGATGACCTTACACGATGCCCAAATAATCCGCTTCACTCAGTGGTGGAAAAGATCTTTAAGGTCTGGTCATGCTTATGCTGAAGGTGCTTGGCTATATGGTAAAGATCCCGAACGTCATCGAGTTAAAGAAACTAAAAGTATTTGGCTTTGGGGCGCGATCATTCCTTTAATAGTGATAGCTTTGCTTTTGCCAACCCAAGGATGGAGCTTAACTTTATTATTGGGTTATCCTGTGATGATTTATAAAATCTATCGCTATTTCCAAACAAGAAATTTTAGTAATAAAAATGCTTTGTTGTATGCTACTAACTGCGTATTAATTAAGTTTCCCCAAGCATGGGGTCAAATCCAGTTTCATTTAGATAGATTACTTGGACGACAAAGAAACATTGTCGAATATAAAAATTCAGAACTAGTTTAA
- a CDS encoding family 2 glycosyl transferase, with translation MNLLTSRIVIISPVRNEEKFISGIIESVINQTLKPIEWIIVDDGSSDRTYEIASKAAAEYDWIRVIKKQDRGFRSVGPGVVQTFYYGYERINSDDYDYVCKMDGDLELKPTYFETLISYFDQDPYLGAASGKPFLEDNGKLIEERTHREMVAGQINFYRRKCFEDIGGFVREVHWDGIAFHRARMEGWRTRSICHQELNYVHKRLMGSSGEGIIQGRLRWGKGQYFMGTHPLFLLAITVYRMREKPFFIGGLCIFIGYCRAFLTSMPRYDDSAFRKSLHAWQMERLKLGKRLEVIPEVPNSKNISSNSKMPQGSKRVSYYLRQYLRFLLSKDEKFGNSNYRAK, from the coding sequence ATGAATCTATTAACTTCTCGCATAGTTATTATCTCCCCTGTCAGAAACGAAGAAAAGTTTATTTCAGGGATTATTGAATCAGTGATCAATCAAACACTAAAGCCTATAGAATGGATTATTGTTGATGATGGTTCGTCTGATAGAACTTATGAAATAGCCAGTAAAGCTGCTGCCGAGTATGATTGGATTCGAGTAATTAAGAAACAAGATCGAGGTTTTAGATCAGTAGGACCAGGAGTAGTACAAACTTTCTACTATGGATATGAGCGCATCAACAGCGATGATTATGATTATGTCTGTAAAATGGATGGGGATTTAGAATTAAAGCCAACATATTTTGAAACTCTCATAAGTTATTTTGATCAAGATCCTTACTTGGGTGCTGCTAGTGGAAAACCTTTTTTAGAAGATAATGGCAAACTGATAGAAGAACGTACTCATCGTGAGATGGTAGCAGGGCAAATTAATTTTTATCGGCGAAAATGTTTTGAAGATATTGGAGGTTTTGTTAGAGAAGTTCACTGGGATGGAATTGCTTTTCATCGAGCGCGAATGGAAGGTTGGAGAACTCGTAGCATTTGCCATCAGGAGCTAAACTATGTTCACAAACGATTGATGGGTTCTTCTGGAGAAGGAATTATACAGGGAAGATTACGATGGGGTAAAGGTCAATACTTTATGGGAACTCATCCTTTATTTTTATTGGCTATTACTGTTTATCGGATGCGAGAAAAACCATTTTTTATTGGTGGTTTATGTATTTTCATTGGCTATTGTCGAGCGTTTCTTACTTCTATGCCAAGATATGATGACAGTGCTTTTCGCAAATCTCTGCACGCTTGGCAAATGGAAAGATTAAAGTTAGGTAAAAGATTAGAAGTAATTCCCGAAGTTCCTAATAGCAAAAATATCAGTAGCAATTCCAAAATGCCTCAAGGATCGAAGCGAGTCAGCTATTATTTACGTCAATATTTAAGATTTTTATTGTCGAAAGATGAAAAATTTGGGAATAGTAATTATCGGGCGAAATGA
- a CDS encoding phage shock protein A, PspA, with translation MGLFDRLSRVVRANINDLVSKAEDPEKVLEQAVIDMQEDLVQLRQAVARAIATQKRTEQQYNKNQSEANTWQQRAQLALSKGDENLAREALVRKKSFSDTAATLKAQLDQQEGNVSSLKSNLIALESKISEAKTKKDMLRARANAAKAQVQLQESMNNIGTKSAMGAFERMEDKVAELEARSQSATELGGVGIEQQFAALEAGSGVEDELAAMKAQLSGTSAQTPILEAADTSTKTPKDAVIDAELEELRSQLDK, from the coding sequence ATGGGATTATTTGATCGCCTTAGCCGTGTTGTCAGAGCCAATATTAATGATCTAGTCAGCAAAGCTGAAGATCCAGAAAAGGTATTAGAGCAAGCAGTAATTGATATGCAGGAGGATTTGGTGCAGCTACGTCAAGCTGTTGCCAGAGCGATCGCAACTCAAAAACGCACTGAACAACAATACAATAAAAATCAGTCTGAAGCCAACACTTGGCAACAAAGAGCGCAGTTAGCCTTATCTAAAGGGGATGAAAATTTAGCTCGTGAAGCACTAGTACGCAAAAAGTCTTTTAGTGATACTGCTGCTACTCTTAAAGCTCAATTGGATCAACAAGAAGGTAATGTTTCCAGCCTTAAAAGTAATCTAATTGCTTTGGAAAGTAAGATTTCTGAGGCAAAAACTAAAAAGGATATGCTGAGAGCCAGAGCCAATGCTGCTAAAGCTCAGGTGCAGTTACAGGAATCAATGAATAACATTGGTACTAAAAGTGCTATGGGTGCTTTTGAACGCATGGAGGATAAGGTAGCCGAACTAGAGGCACGATCTCAAAGCGCAACAGAATTGGGTGGTGTTGGCATTGAACAACAATTTGCAGCACTAGAAGCTGGTAGTGGGGTTGAGGATGAACTCGCAGCCATGAAAGCTCAGTTATCTGGTACTTCCGCCCAAACACCAATCTTAGAAGCTGCCGATACTTCCACTAAAACCCCTAAAGATGCAGTAATTGATGCAGAATTAGAGGAATTACGTTCTCAATTGGATAAGTAA
- a CDS encoding group 1 glycosyl transferase: protein MKTNNLTTAISPVQNSRLINSHDFSRQSLTTIPSDKPTQQQKKSIACIYIEQASIYFRQQNWSKAIAACKNALEIDANTADAYKILGNILIINDRKAEALGVYAKALSINPNSASIYANLGSFYAEQQNWQKALDYYQQAAILDPQLSGVYRSLARIWEELGNEEQALECLCQAINLDPEVLGEQEYFSFGQELYQQGKVREASIFYIQGVKYNPQAQQQLKQLVAMLEELGDWQQAVTYYHQLMALSQGKSEPANKVNKPIKNLLSRCHITNNKVVPLSLPAISEQKTLAPQIIETNKPDNANSWNNLGSLYAQKQQWNKAISCYQEALQLDANFAKAHRNLARAYTKLGEQEKAAVHWYDACRLEPDQVKPEEYFNLAKRFIGQQQLEKAIACLRRTIELQPSHTQAQFILTKLLANK from the coding sequence ATGAAGACTAATAATCTTACTACTGCAATTTCCCCTGTACAAAATAGTCGGTTAATAAACAGCCATGATTTCTCAAGGCAGTCATTAACAACAATTCCATCAGATAAACCAACACAACAACAAAAAAAATCAATCGCCTGTATTTATATAGAACAAGCATCTATTTATTTCCGACAGCAAAATTGGAGTAAAGCGATCGCAGCCTGTAAAAATGCCTTGGAAATTGATGCTAATACTGCCGATGCTTATAAGATTTTAGGTAATATTTTAATTATTAATGATCGTAAAGCAGAAGCTTTGGGGGTATATGCTAAAGCCTTAAGTATTAATCCCAACTCTGCCAGCATTTACGCTAATTTAGGCAGTTTTTATGCCGAACAACAAAACTGGCAAAAAGCTTTAGACTATTATCAACAAGCTGCAATTCTCGATCCTCAGCTATCGGGAGTATATCGTAGCCTGGCGCGAATATGGGAAGAATTAGGCAATGAGGAGCAAGCTTTAGAATGTCTTTGTCAAGCTATTAATCTTGATCCTGAAGTTTTAGGTGAGCAGGAATATTTTAGTTTTGGACAAGAATTATATCAGCAGGGAAAAGTAAGAGAAGCCAGTATTTTTTATATTCAAGGAGTTAAATATAATCCTCAAGCACAACAGCAATTAAAACAGTTAGTAGCAATGTTAGAAGAGCTTGGCGACTGGCAACAAGCAGTAACCTATTATCATCAATTGATGGCTTTATCTCAGGGTAAAAGTGAGCCTGCAAATAAAGTAAATAAACCAATTAAAAATTTGCTATCTCGTTGTCATATTACCAATAATAAAGTTGTTCCCCTATCTTTACCTGCGATAAGTGAGCAAAAAACCCTTGCACCACAAATAATAGAAACCAACAAACCTGATAACGCCAATTCCTGGAATAATTTAGGTAGTTTATATGCACAAAAACAACAATGGAATAAAGCCATAAGCTGTTATCAAGAAGCATTACAACTTGATGCAAACTTTGCCAAAGCTCACCGTAATTTAGCAAGAGCCTATACAAAATTAGGAGAACAAGAAAAAGCTGCCGTTCATTGGTATGATGCTTGTAGACTAGAGCCAGATCAAGTAAAACCAGAAGAATATTTTAATTTAGCTAAAAGATTTATCGGGCAACAGCAATTAGAAAAGGCGATCGCTTGTTTACGCCGTACTATTGAACTACAACCGAGTCATACCCAAGCTCAGTTTATACTCACTAAATTATTAGCAAATAAATAG
- the oppC gene encoding peptide transport system permease protein, producing MNWWQKLKKNTLARLGATILIIFYLAAIFADFIAPYSPYDSQVDGSLLPPTAIHWRDKTGSFTRPYVYPTKQGVTNIETGDRLLIVDKDNPNPITFFSSGDTYNFLAISLPLPPKFEPVTIFPGIPLNRHLFGVAGAGKINILGTDEQGRDLFSRLLFGSRISLFIGLVGIIVSYPLGMIIGGISGYFGGWLDAVIMRIIEVIMTIPGLYLLIALAAILPPGLSSAQTFLLIVLITSFISWSGLARVIRGQVLSIKEQEFVQAAKAMGANPLYIIMRHILPQTATYIIISATLAVPGYIIAESVLSLIGLGIQSKDPSWGNLLSSATNASILVLQPWLIIPPAVLIILTVLAFNLLGDGLRDALDPRSLYQNK from the coding sequence ATGAACTGGTGGCAAAAACTTAAAAAAAATACTTTGGCACGCTTAGGAGCAACAATACTAATTATATTTTATCTTGCTGCTATTTTTGCCGATTTTATAGCTCCCTATTCCCCCTATGACTCTCAGGTAGATGGTTCTTTGCTTCCACCCACAGCTATACATTGGCGCGACAAAACAGGTAGCTTTACAAGACCCTATGTTTATCCTACCAAGCAGGGAGTAACAAATATTGAGACAGGCGATCGCTTACTAATTGTAGACAAGGATAATCCAAATCCCATTACATTTTTCTCTTCAGGAGATACCTATAATTTTCTAGCCATTTCTCTACCCCTACCGCCCAAGTTTGAACCAGTTACCATATTTCCTGGTATACCTTTAAATCGTCATTTATTTGGAGTTGCAGGCGCAGGTAAAATCAATATTTTAGGTACAGACGAACAAGGTAGAGATTTATTTAGTCGTCTATTATTTGGTAGCAGAATTAGTTTATTTATTGGGCTAGTTGGTATTATCGTTTCTTACCCATTAGGGATGATTATAGGCGGTATTTCGGGCTATTTTGGCGGTTGGCTCGATGCAGTAATTATGCGCATTATCGAAGTGATTATGACTATACCAGGTCTTTATCTCCTAATTGCTTTGGCTGCCATTTTACCTCCAGGTTTGAGTAGCGCGCAGACATTTCTCTTAATTGTTTTAATTACTTCTTTCATTAGTTGGTCTGGGTTAGCTAGAGTCATCCGAGGACAAGTACTATCAATTAAAGAACAAGAATTTGTCCAAGCTGCTAAAGCAATGGGGGCAAACCCGTTATATATTATCATGCGTCACATTTTGCCTCAAACTGCTACTTATATTATTATTTCTGCCACCTTAGCTGTACCTGGATATATTATTGCGGAATCTGTTTTAAGTTTAATTGGCTTGGGTATTCAATCAAAAGATCCTAGTTGGGGAAATTTATTATCTTCTGCTACCAACGCTTCTATCTTAGTATTGCAACCTTGGCTAATTATTCCTCCTGCTGTATTAATTATCCTGACGGTTTTAGCATTTAATTTATTAGGGGATGGTTTACGAGATGCTCTAGATCCTCGCAGTTTATATCAAAATAAATAG
- a CDS encoding glycosyl transferase, group 2 family protein codes for MEIKIIIVNYRTAKLVINCLTSLQNDIKYIGIDNCSIIVVDNDSKDNSDKIINEVIEISGWQNWASVMSLQQNGGFAIGNNAAIRSSLKTDNSPKYYLLLNPDTIIRPGAITKLIEFMEQHPTVGIAGSRLENPDGSPQRSAFRFHTILSEIDSGLRLGLVSKLLSRWIVAPPVPEEACETDWVAGASMIIRSEVFEQVGLMDESYFLYYEEVDFCLQAKKAGWNCWYVPESRVVHLVGQSSGINSSNVQKKRLPKYWFESRQRYFLKNYGYLYTITVDFVWIFCYTIWQTRRLIQRKPYNDPPKFFVDFISNSSLVIVNKLKNVLQV; via the coding sequence ATGGAAATAAAAATAATAATTGTTAATTATCGGACTGCAAAGTTAGTTATAAACTGCCTAACTTCACTTCAAAATGATATTAAATACATAGGTATAGATAATTGTTCGATAATTGTGGTTGATAATGATTCTAAAGATAATTCGGACAAAATAATCAACGAAGTAATTGAAATTAGTGGATGGCAAAACTGGGCCTCTGTTATGTCTCTACAACAAAACGGTGGTTTTGCTATAGGTAACAACGCAGCAATACGCTCAAGTTTGAAAACTGATAATTCTCCTAAATATTATTTGCTACTCAATCCCGACACAATTATTCGACCTGGTGCGATAACAAAATTAATTGAGTTTATGGAACAGCATCCAACAGTAGGAATTGCTGGAAGTCGTTTAGAGAATCCAGATGGCTCGCCACAACGTTCTGCTTTTCGTTTTCATACGATATTAAGTGAAATAGATTCTGGTTTACGTTTAGGGTTAGTATCTAAATTGCTGTCTAGATGGATTGTCGCACCTCCAGTTCCAGAAGAAGCTTGTGAGACTGATTGGGTAGCAGGGGCTAGTATGATTATTCGCAGTGAAGTCTTTGAACAAGTAGGGTTAATGGATGAATCATATTTTCTTTATTATGAAGAAGTAGATTTTTGTTTACAAGCTAAAAAAGCAGGATGGAATTGTTGGTACGTACCTGAAAGTAGAGTTGTTCATTTAGTCGGACAGAGTTCAGGGATTAATAGCTCAAATGTTCAGAAAAAGCGATTGCCAAAATATTGGTTTGAATCAAGGCAACGATATTTTTTAAAAAACTATGGTTATCTTTATACAATTACTGTAGATTTTGTCTGGATCTTTTGTTACACTATATGGCAAACAAGACGATTAATTCAAAGAAAACCTTACAATGATCCCCCAAAATTTTTTGTTGATTTTATTTCTAATAGTTCTTTAGTTATCGTCAATAAATTAAAGAATGTTTTGCAAGTATAG